Proteins found in one Campylobacter canadensis genomic segment:
- the waaC gene encoding lipopolysaccharide heptosyltransferase I, translating to MKIAIIRLSALGDIIQTAVVLQFIKKYVNNASIDWFVDVRFKNILEKHHYIDNLYALPLKDKKYKECFNILKNAKKNNYDLVIDFQGLIKSAFVSKMLSKNNFGFDKNSLKEDFASIFYKHKLNCSYDENVFKRYFSLMNFALNLNLDFTLIYQKEAIFDNKKLEYLKLNEKNILFYTGSSQANKNYPKEKILKLCKLILSTYEKINIFFAWGSEDERQNAQYICSNIQSKRMYILDKLSLQDLIQLSNTMNLIIGNDSGTTHLAFAQNIASITIFGATPSKRNALTTKINKTIDANIQINNAKRLDKNDFCITNIDENDIFKIVKELLQ from the coding sequence ATGAAGATTGCTATTATTAGACTTTCAGCACTAGGCGATATTATTCAAACTGCTGTGGTGCTGCAGTTTATAAAAAAATATGTAAATAATGCTAGTATTGACTGGTTTGTTGATGTAAGATTTAAAAATATCTTAGAAAAACATCATTACATAGATAATCTTTATGCACTGCCCTTAAAAGATAAAAAATACAAAGAATGTTTTAATATATTAAAAAATGCTAAAAAAAATAATTATGATTTAGTAATTGACTTTCAAGGCTTAATTAAATCTGCCTTCGTTAGTAAAATGCTTTCAAAAAATAATTTTGGTTTTGATAAAAATAGCCTAAAAGAAGATTTTGCAAGTATTTTTTATAAACATAAACTAAATTGTTCTTATGATGAAAATGTATTTAAAAGATATTTTTCGCTTATGAATTTTGCTTTAAATCTTAATTTAGATTTCACTTTAATTTATCAAAAAGAAGCTATTTTTGATAATAAAAAATTAGAATATCTAAAATTAAACGAAAAAAATATTTTATTTTATACTGGCTCTAGCCAAGCAAATAAAAATTATCCAAAAGAAAAAATTTTAAAATTATGCAAACTAATCTTAAGCACTTATGAAAAAATAAATATATTTTTTGCTTGGGGTAGTGAAGATGAAAGGCAAAATGCACAATATATCTGCTCAAATATTCAAAGCAAAAGAATGTATATTTTAGACAAGCTATCTTTACAAGATTTAATACAGCTTAGCAATACTATGAATTTAATTATAGGAAACGATAGCGGCACAACACATTTAGCCTTTGCTCAAAATATAGCTTCAATTACAATATTTGGAGCAACTCCAAGTAAGAGAAACGCACTTACAACTAAGATAAATAAAACAATAGATGCAAATATACAAATAAACAATGCAAAAAGACTAGACAAAAATGATTTTTGTATAACAAATATTGATGAAAATGATATCTTTAAAATAGTTAAAGAGCTTTTGCAATAA
- the fumC gene encoding class II fumarate hydratase yields MNYRIEHDTMGEVKVPADKLWAAQTQRSFENFKIGTEKMPVELIHSFVYLKKALALVNNDLKKLSDEKKDAIVKACDEILTHKYDDEFPLAIWQTGSGTQSNMNVNEVIANLATKLSNKDFTKEKVVHPNDDVNMSQSSNDTFPTAMHIVAVLEVEKTLIPALTQLKNTLEKKANEFMQIIKIGRTHLQDATPLTLGQEFSGYAYMLESSLNHIKLALNSTRELTIGGTAVGTGINAHPELGQRVSEKLSSMLNTSFVSSPNKFHGLTSHDALCFLHGALSALAANLMKIANDIRWLASGPRCGLAEINIPENEPGSSIMPGKVNPTQCEALTMVCVQVFGNDSAIKIAASQGNFELNVFKPVIIYNFLQSLRLLADAMISFDIHCAVGIEANKERIEHNLNNSLMLVTALNPHIGYENAAKVAKNAHKKGLSLKQSAMELGLVSEEDFDKFVVPSKMITPKA; encoded by the coding sequence ATGAATTATCGTATAGAACACGACACAATGGGCGAAGTAAAAGTTCCTGCAGACAAATTGTGGGCAGCACAAACTCAAAGAAGTTTTGAGAATTTTAAAATCGGCACTGAAAAAATGCCAGTTGAATTAATACATTCTTTTGTATATTTAAAAAAGGCGCTTGCTTTAGTAAATAATGATTTAAAAAAATTAAGCGATGAGAAAAAAGATGCTATTGTAAAAGCCTGCGATGAAATTTTAACTCATAAATATGATGATGAATTTCCACTTGCAATTTGGCAAACAGGCTCTGGCACTCAATCAAATATGAATGTGAATGAAGTTATTGCTAATCTTGCAACTAAACTAAGCAATAAAGATTTTACAAAAGAAAAAGTAGTACATCCTAATGATGATGTAAATATGTCTCAAAGCTCAAATGATACCTTTCCAACTGCAATGCACATAGTTGCTGTGCTAGAAGTAGAAAAAACCCTAATTCCTGCACTAACACAACTTAAAAATACCTTAGAAAAAAAAGCAAATGAATTTATGCAAATTATTAAAATAGGTAGAACGCATTTACAAGATGCAACTCCGCTTACCTTAGGTCAAGAATTTTCAGGCTACGCTTATATGCTTGAAAGCTCATTAAATCATATAAAATTAGCTTTAAATAGCACAAGAGAGCTTACAATAGGTGGAACTGCTGTTGGTACTGGAATTAACGCTCATCCTGAATTAGGGCAAAGAGTTAGCGAAAAACTAAGCTCAATGCTAAATACAAGCTTTGTTTCTAGCCCAAATAAATTCCACGGTTTAACAAGCCATGATGCTTTATGCTTTTTACACGGTGCTTTAAGTGCATTAGCAGCAAATTTAATGAAAATTGCAAATGATATTAGATGGTTAGCATCAGGTCCTAGATGCGGTCTTGCAGAGATAAATATCCCAGAAAATGAACCAGGTAGCTCAATTATGCCAGGCAAGGTAAATCCTACTCAATGCGAAGCTTTAACTATGGTTTGTGTGCAAGTTTTTGGAAATGATAGCGCTATTAAAATAGCTGCATCTCAAGGTAATTTTGAATTAAATGTATTTAAACCTGTAATTATTTATAATTTTTTACAAAGTTTAAGATTGCTTGCTGATGCAATGATTAGTTTTGATATTCATTGTGCAGTTGGAATAGAAGCTAATAAAGAAAGAATTGAGCATAACTTAAATAATTCATTAATGCTTGTAACAGCTTTAAATCCACATATTGGTTATGAAAACGCTGCAAAGGTTGCAAAAAATGCACACAAAAAAGGTTTATCATTAAAACAAAGTGCTATGGAGCTTGGTTTAGTTAGTGAAGAGGATTTTGATAAATTTGTCGTTCCTAGCAAAATGATTACGCCTAAAGCGTAA
- a CDS encoding M20/M25/M40 family metallo-hydrolase — MQVLKHFENITKIPHCSFEAQKLKDYIINYAKEQGCEVLCDEAENILCKKGKPNLCLQSHYDMVCVGNAPDIKIINEDGFIKADNSTLGADNGIGLCIMLEALNKFNNIECLFTANEEVGLLGANNLNLDISSTNLLNIDSENENYVIIGCAASLMLKVSCKVKENKEKKKFLYEIQTKGYKGGHSGIDIIKNIPSAISDLALFLFKHNARLISFNGGERTNSISVNAKALFYCDEELHSNENFIINKLEYKDYKCFDDDFLAKLASFKQGVLSYNQELQIVKTSVNLAIVKQEGDEFHIEIFARSEDDKELDEIFYKTKAHFLNYEVKLLSKDEPWQPIANDFTKDVLKHLQEFVPNAKMTSIHAGLECGVLMQKNPKLKCASIGPNILNPHSIYERCEIKSIEKITNCVFNLIKSYKGE, encoded by the coding sequence ATGCAAGTTTTAAAGCATTTTGAAAATATCACAAAAATCCCACACTGTTCTTTTGAAGCGCAAAAATTAAAAGACTACATAATAAATTATGCAAAAGAACAAGGTTGTGAAGTTTTATGCGATGAGGCTGAAAATATTTTATGCAAAAAAGGAAAGCCTAATTTATGCTTGCAAAGCCATTATGATATGGTTTGCGTTGGCAATGCACCTGATATTAAAATAATTAATGAAGATGGTTTTATTAAGGCTGATAATTCAACCTTAGGGGCTGATAACGGTATTGGACTTTGTATTATGCTTGAAGCATTAAACAAATTTAATAATATAGAATGTTTATTTACTGCAAATGAAGAAGTAGGATTACTTGGAGCAAACAATTTAAATTTAGATATTAGCTCTACAAATCTTTTAAATATTGATAGCGAAAATGAAAACTATGTAATAATAGGCTGTGCAGCATCTTTAATGCTAAAAGTTAGCTGCAAAGTTAAAGAAAATAAAGAAAAGAAAAAATTCCTTTATGAAATACAAACAAAGGGTTATAAGGGCGGACATAGCGGCATTGATATCATAAAAAACATACCTAGTGCTATTAGCGATTTAGCCTTATTTTTATTTAAACACAATGCAAGATTAATCTCATTTAATGGTGGAGAAAGAACAAATAGCATTAGTGTAAATGCAAAAGCTTTATTTTATTGTGATGAAGAATTGCATTCAAATGAAAATTTTATAATTAACAAGCTTGAATATAAAGATTATAAATGTTTTGATGATGATTTTTTAGCAAAACTTGCTAGTTTTAAACAAGGTGTTTTATCTTACAATCAAGAGTTACAAATAGTAAAAACAAGCGTTAATCTAGCTATAGTAAAGCAAGAAGGCGATGAATTTCATATAGAAATATTTGCAAGAAGCGAAGATGATAAAGAATTAGATGAAATTTTTTATAAAACAAAGGCACATTTTTTAAATTACGAAGTTAAACTTCTAAGCAAAGATGAGCCTTGGCAGCCAATAGCAAATGATTTTACAAAAGATGTGTTAAAGCATTTGCAAGAATTTGTACCTAATGCAAAAATGACAAGCATTCACGCTGGTCTTGAATGCGGAGTTTTAATGCAAAAAAATCCTAAATTAAAATGCGCAAGCATTGGTCCAAATATACTTAATCCACATAGTATTTATGAAAGATGTGAGATTAAAAGTATTGAAAAAATAACTAATTGTGTATTTAATCTAATTAAATCTTATAAAGGAGAATAA
- a CDS encoding bifunctional 3,4-dihydroxy-2-butanone 4-phosphate synthase/GTP cyclohydrolase II, translating to MSFISIEEGIKQLQNGQMLIMLDAPDRENEGDLIFAAQFCTAEKINFTLSKARGVVCVALDSNLTNKFNLPLMVPKNTSNHETAFTITVDAKTATTGVSAQERCDTIKIFADKNASESDFVRPGHINPLIAKDGGVLVRTGHTEGTVDMCKLANLTPACVICEIMNEDGTMARQDDLIKFGEKHNIKLVTIEDLIKFRLKTQTLINLVSKENTNILDKAVLKLEFSDFLNRSHFVFIFDGKYKNSLVKFYKSSQDAIKFEDSINAINELCKNGGILILMQGEKSDDKNYGIGAQILKYLGVKSFSLLSNNQTQLKALSGFDLDIKFT from the coding sequence ATGTCATTTATAAGTATAGAAGAAGGTATAAAACAATTACAAAATGGTCAAATGCTAATTATGCTTGATGCCCCTGATAGAGAAAACGAAGGAGACTTAATCTTTGCAGCACAATTTTGCACTGCAGAAAAAATAAATTTTACTCTTTCAAAGGCAAGAGGCGTTGTATGCGTTGCACTTGATAGCAATCTTACAAATAAGTTTAACCTACCTTTGATGGTTCCAAAAAATACTTCAAATCACGAAACTGCATTTACAATAACTGTTGATGCAAAGACCGCAACTACTGGTGTTAGCGCACAAGAAAGGTGTGATACTATTAAAATTTTTGCTGATAAAAATGCCAGTGAGAGTGATTTTGTAAGACCTGGTCATATTAATCCTCTTATTGCAAAAGATGGTGGTGTTTTAGTTCGCACTGGACATACTGAAGGTACTGTGGATATGTGTAAATTAGCAAATCTAACCCCTGCTTGTGTTATTTGTGAAATTATGAATGAAGATGGCACAATGGCAAGACAAGATGATTTAATTAAATTCGGAGAAAAACACAATATAAAATTAGTAACAATAGAAGATTTAATTAAATTTAGACTAAAAACTCAAACTTTAATAAATCTTGTAAGTAAAGAAAATACAAATATACTAGATAAGGCGGTTTTAAAATTAGAATTTAGTGATTTTTTAAATAGAAGTCATTTTGTTTTTATCTTTGATGGTAAATATAAAAATTCTTTGGTTAAATTTTATAAAAGTTCTCAAGATGCAATTAAATTTGAAGATAGCATAAATGCAATAAATGAACTTTGCAAAAATGGTGGGATTTTAATCTTAATGCAAGGCGAAAAAAGCGATGATAAAAACTATGGCATAGGCGCTCAAATTTTAAAATACTTAGGAGTAAAAAGCTTTTCTCTTTTAAGCAATAATCAAACACAACTAAAAGCATTAAGCGGTTTTGATTTAGATATAAAATTTACATAA
- the ppa gene encoding inorganic diphosphatase, with amino-acid sequence MDLSKIKCGDENALNVVIEIPYGSNVKYEVDKQSGALFVDRVMYSAMFYPANYGFVPNTLADDGDPVDVLVLNEYPLVAGSVIKCRLIGVLIMEDESGMDEKLLAVPVSKLDPSYDNINSLDDLAKHKLDKIKNFFETYKMLEPNKWVKVKEYKDKQEASAILHAAIKNYK; translated from the coding sequence ATGGATTTAAGTAAGATTAAATGTGGCGATGAAAATGCTTTAAATGTTGTAATAGAAATACCTTATGGCTCAAATGTAAAATATGAAGTAGATAAACAAAGTGGTGCTTTATTTGTTGATAGAGTAATGTATTCTGCTATGTTCTACCCTGCAAATTATGGTTTTGTGCCAAATACTTTAGCTGATGACGGGGATCCTGTTGATGTACTTGTATTAAACGAGTATCCATTAGTAGCTGGTAGTGTGATTAAATGCCGTTTAATCGGAGTTTTAATTATGGAAGATGAAAGCGGAATGGATGAAAAATTACTAGCTGTGCCTGTTAGCAAGCTTGACCCAAGCTATGATAATATAAATAGTCTTGATGATTTAGCAAAACACAAGCTTGATAAAATTAAAAATTTCTTTGAAACTTACAAAATGCTTGAACCAAACAAGTGGGTAAAGGTAAAAGAATACAAAGATAAACAAGAAGCAAGCGCTATCTTACACGCTGCAATTAAAAATTATAAATAA
- a CDS encoding DUF4410 domain-containing protein: MKTTKLIVAMAMGGVLLTGCNFSSANITKVNYNETKRDYLSAYADCKKENFGEYLEKGLNDKLRQQNILGKDLKISCAILDYDEGDRFARYMAGPFGAGTASAIIKVALIDSNNNEVQSFEVNAKLTGGAFGGDAKVMLQDAIEKIYKYIREHYIK, encoded by the coding sequence ATGAAAACAACAAAATTAATCGTAGCGATGGCTATGGGGGGGGTATTACTTACAGGATGTAATTTTTCTAGTGCAAACATAACTAAGGTAAATTACAATGAAACAAAAAGAGATTATTTAAGCGCTTATGCAGATTGCAAAAAAGAAAATTTCGGTGAGTATTTAGAAAAAGGCTTAAATGACAAGCTAAGACAACAAAATATTTTAGGTAAAGATTTAAAAATATCTTGTGCGATTTTAGACTATGATGAAGGCGACCGTTTTGCTAGATATATGGCAGGGCCATTTGGAGCAGGAACGGCAAGTGCTATTATTAAAGTTGCTTTAATTGATAGCAATAACAATGAAGTGCAAAGTTTTGAAGTAAATGCTAAATTAACTGGTGGTGCCTTTGGAGGTGATGCTAAAGTAATGCTTCAAGATGCAATTGAAAAAATATATAAATATATAAGAGAACATTATATAAAATAG
- a CDS encoding adenylate kinase, protein MKKLFLIIGAPGSGKTTDASIIAKEENYTHYSTGDLLREEVASGSELGKEIDALISKGNLVPLKIVVNTILSAIAKCENDVILIDGYPRSVEQMKALDEELKKQNLVKLAAVIEVYVGENTAKERVLGRARGADDNEEVFNNRMKVYTEPLEQITTFYKEKNLHIKINGERTIEQIVADMNREIKNRI, encoded by the coding sequence ATGAAAAAATTATTTTTAATAATCGGTGCTCCAGGAAGTGGTAAAACCACCGATGCAAGCATTATTGCAAAAGAAGAAAACTACACACACTACTCAACAGGAGATTTGCTAAGAGAAGAAGTAGCAAGTGGTAGTGAGCTTGGAAAAGAAATTGATGCACTTATTTCTAAAGGGAATTTAGTTCCATTAAAAATAGTTGTTAATACTATTTTAAGTGCTATAGCAAAATGCGAAAATGATGTTATTTTAATTGATGGCTACCCAAGAAGTGTAGAGCAAATGAAAGCTTTAGATGAAGAGCTAAAAAAACAAAATTTAGTAAAATTAGCAGCAGTTATTGAAGTTTATGTAGGAGAAAATACTGCTAAAGAAAGAGTTTTAGGCAGAGCTAGAGGAGCTGATGATAACGAAGAAGTATTTAATAATAGAATGAAGGTTTATACAGAACCACTAGAGCAAATCACAACTTTTTATAAAGAAAAAAATCTACATATTAAAATAAACGGCGAAAGAACAATAGAGCAAATAGTAGCCGATATGAATAGAGAAATAAAAAATAGAATTTAA
- a CDS encoding phosphomannomutase/phosphoglucomutase yields the protein MKHIFREYDIRGIYASEITAQFTKALGYVLGKIMLSKNAKSVSVGYDARLSNNILHNALIYGLNKSKIKVYSLGLVPTPVGYFSTYKCNIDANIIISASHNPKEYNGFKITINKESFFGDELANIYNEVKAQMDNFDNKIEDVEYEFLDAKEEYLQFLQEEFKDLKNLNFNISCDLANGAASYVAKEILNRLNIKNTCILDEFDGEFKTHEPDPTEEENLQMLKTQMQKDNSSIAFAFDGDADRVVCLLKDKIIKGDELCYIFAKNMQNPKILCEVKCSKIIYDEINKLGECKMCKTGHSNIKKAIKEHNFNLAAELSGHIFFNDIYFGYDDAIYAMLRILRIYNKNPNFNELLDNLPKSFKSDEIKIKVDENNKFKLMQDFINNINSLNLNASIILIDGVRINYDDGFILLRASNTSPYLITRLEAKSKERLKEFQIFLQKELKKLSLDLTF from the coding sequence ATGAAACATATTTTTAGAGAATACGATATAAGAGGCATTTATGCTAGTGAAATAACTGCGCAATTTACAAAGGCTTTAGGCTATGTTTTAGGTAAAATTATGCTTAGTAAAAATGCAAAAAGCGTAAGTGTTGGCTATGATGCAAGATTATCTAATAATATCTTGCATAATGCCTTAATTTATGGCTTAAATAAAAGCAAAATAAAGGTTTATTCACTAGGGCTTGTTCCGACTCCTGTTGGATATTTTAGCACTTATAAATGCAATATTGATGCAAATATAATAATAAGCGCATCGCATAATCCAAAAGAATACAACGGCTTTAAAATCACAATCAATAAAGAAAGTTTTTTTGGAGATGAGCTTGCTAATATTTATAATGAAGTAAAAGCTCAAATGGATAATTTTGATAATAAAATTGAAGATGTTGAATATGAATTTTTAGATGCTAAAGAAGAGTATTTGCAATTTTTACAAGAAGAATTCAAAGATTTAAAAAATCTTAATTTTAATATAAGTTGTGATTTAGCAAATGGTGCAGCTTCATATGTTGCAAAAGAAATTTTAAATAGATTAAATATTAAAAATACTTGCATTTTAGATGAATTTGATGGAGAATTTAAAACTCACGAACCTGACCCAACTGAAGAAGAAAATCTACAAATGCTAAAAACACAAATGCAAAAGGATAATTCAAGCATAGCCTTTGCATTTGATGGCGATGCTGATAGGGTTGTGTGCTTATTAAAAGATAAAATTATAAAAGGTGATGAACTTTGCTATATTTTTGCTAAAAATATGCAAAATCCTAAGATTTTATGCGAGGTTAAATGCTCAAAAATTATATATGATGAAATAAATAAGCTTGGTGAGTGCAAAATGTGTAAAACTGGGCATTCAAATATAAAAAAAGCAATAAAAGAGCATAATTTTAATCTAGCAGCCGAACTTAGCGGACATATTTTCTTTAACGATATTTATTTTGGCTACGATGATGCAATTTATGCAATGCTTAGAATTTTAAGGATTTATAACAAAAACCCAAATTTCAACGAACTTTTAGATAATTTACCTAAATCATTTAAGAGCGATGAAATAAAAATAAAAGTAGATGAAAATAATAAATTTAAACTAATGCAAGATTTTATAAATAATATAAACAGTCTTAATCTTAATGCTAGTATTATTCTTATTGATGGAGTTAGAATTAATTATGATGATGGTTTTATCTTGCTAAGAGCAAGCAATACAAGCCCTTATTTAATAACAAGATTAGAAGCAAAAAGTAAAGAAAGATTAAAAGAATTTCAAATCTTTTTACAAAAAGAATTAAAAAAATTATCTTTAGATTTAACTTTTTAG
- a CDS encoding ATP-dependent DNA helicase codes for MKDNASLIIQKLKEGRNVFLTGGAGVGKSYTIKKILENKELKIIPLASTALAAINIKALTIHKFFKFKIAKNISELKTSKEDLLELNKILKNIDVVLIDEISMVSADLFDMIHHRIQNYNIKLLVVGDFYQLEPVLSDGKYAFLSQFWKEFDFYSVILNKQHRMNDEEFYKNLLKIRLANVDDCCVDYFYNYITDQDLNSNEFDDYTIICGTNKEAKFINQNKLAKIEAKSYKAKIDIIKNKFSPSNKIEQWIKTLPIEEDFEFKIGAKVIFTYNAHGFYNGMQGEIISYNEEQEVICVKSNNLIFSVEKTTFEYYEEYNTSNIEADAIIKAYALKLAYAITIHKSQGMSIEKLLCKCDNIFAKGQLYVAFSRAKNPNTFKISFNSSYNFFALMLKTKAKANKAVDDFYSTLKGYVE; via the coding sequence ATGAAAGATAATGCAAGTTTAATAATACAAAAACTAAAAGAAGGAAGAAATGTTTTTTTAACAGGTGGTGCTGGGGTTGGTAAATCCTACACCATCAAAAAAATCTTAGAAAATAAAGAATTAAAAATCATACCATTAGCAAGTACTGCTCTAGCAGCAATAAACATTAAAGCACTAACAATACATAAATTTTTTAAATTCAAAATAGCAAAAAACATATCAGAACTTAAAACTAGCAAAGAAGACTTGCTTGAATTAAACAAAATTCTAAAAAATATTGATGTGGTTTTAATTGATGAAATATCAATGGTAAGTGCTGATTTATTTGATATGATTCATCATAGAATTCAAAATTACAATATCAAATTATTAGTAGTAGGAGATTTTTATCAATTAGAACCAGTATTAAGCGATGGAAAATATGCTTTTTTATCACAATTTTGGAAGGAATTTGATTTTTATTCTGTAATTTTAAATAAACAACATAGAATGAATGATGAAGAATTTTATAAAAATTTATTAAAAATCCGCCTTGCTAATGTTGATGATTGTTGTGTTGATTATTTTTACAACTACATTACAGACCAAGATTTAAATTCTAATGAATTTGATGATTATACAATAATTTGCGGTACCAATAAAGAAGCAAAATTTATAAATCAAAATAAACTTGCAAAGATAGAAGCAAAAAGCTACAAGGCAAAAATAGACATAATTAAAAATAAATTTTCTCCAAGCAATAAAATTGAACAATGGATTAAAACCTTGCCTATTGAAGAAGATTTTGAATTTAAAATAGGAGCAAAAGTGATTTTTACCTACAATGCACACGGTTTTTACAACGGAATGCAAGGAGAAATCATATCTTATAATGAAGAGCAAGAAGTAATTTGTGTAAAATCAAATAATCTTATTTTTAGTGTAGAAAAAACTACTTTTGAATATTACGAAGAGTACAACACAAGCAATATTGAAGCAGATGCAATAATAAAAGCTTATGCTTTAAAATTAGCTTATGCAATCACCATACACAAATCACAAGGAATGAGCATTGAAAAGCTTTTATGTAAATGCGATAATATTTTTGCAAAAGGTCAATTATATGTAGCTTTTTCAAGGGCTAAAAATCCAAATACATTTAAAATTTCTTTTAACAGTTCATATAATTTCTTTGCTTTAATGCTAAAAACAAAGGCAAAGGCCAATAAGGCAGTGGATGATTTTTATTCTACTTTAAAAGGTTATGTTGAATGA
- a CDS encoding ABC transporter permease, translated as MIKYLLFKYLRFDKSMPFIMITKLLAFIGVALGVCVLIVSMAVMNGMNKNFLDKLLVMNYPISIYSKNKIINEKLIQELQKTYLISPFIQSQAVIKSANSLQAAVIFGVDFKQEAKINEIFNKAYKNTNIQESFPIILGSGFLIDDFKINLIFTNLSPNALAFSPTIKRFNYQSSFSSGLKAYDESYAYVDINDLKKVLKNQNYTGIHLYSKNAQDDIKILKEKYKDDYFIIGWWEQNGNFLNALELEKKALFFILLMIIIIASLNIISSLFMIVLNRKNEIALLLALGASKKEVRNSFFMLGFFIGFCGIIFGILLGFCSMFILNSFDIITLPADVYGTSKLPIDLSIFDFLSIVFGSILIVFLSALYPAYKASKIDILTTLRNE; from the coding sequence ATGATTAAATATTTACTCTTTAAATATTTACGCTTTGATAAATCAATGCCTTTTATTATGATTACAAAGCTACTTGCTTTTATTGGTGTTGCTTTAGGAGTTTGCGTTCTTATTGTATCTATGGCTGTTATGAATGGTATGAATAAAAATTTTTTAGATAAATTATTAGTTATGAATTACCCAATTTCTATTTATTCAAAAAATAAAATAATTAATGAAAAATTAATTCAAGAGCTGCAAAAAACTTATTTAATCTCTCCTTTTATCCAATCTCAAGCAGTAATTAAAAGTGCAAATTCTCTTCAAGCAGCTGTGATTTTCGGAGTTGATTTTAAACAAGAAGCAAAGATAAATGAAATTTTTAACAAAGCTTATAAAAATACAAATATTCAAGAAAGTTTTCCTATTATTTTAGGTTCTGGCTTTTTAATTGATGATTTTAAAATTAATTTAATTTTTACTAATCTAAGTCCTAACGCCTTAGCCTTTAGCCCAACCATAAAAAGATTTAATTATCAAAGCTCTTTTTCATCTGGTTTAAAGGCTTATGATGAATCTTATGCTTATGTTGATATTAATGATTTAAAAAAAGTGCTTAAAAACCAAAACTACACAGGAATTCATCTTTATTCAAAAAACGCTCAAGACGATATTAAAATACTAAAAGAAAAATACAAAGATGATTATTTTATAATAGGCTGGTGGGAACAAAATGGTAACTTTTTAAACGCACTTGAATTAGAAAAAAAAGCCTTATTTTTTATTTTATTAATGATAATAATCATTGCAAGCTTAAATATCATAAGTTCTTTATTTATGATAGTTTTAAATAGAAAAAATGAAATCGCCCTACTTTTAGCCTTAGGCGCAAGTAAAAAAGAAGTAAGAAATTCATTTTTTATGCTAGGCTTTTTTATAGGTTTTTGTGGAATAATTTTTGGGATATTGTTAGGTTTTTGTTCTATGTTTATTTTAAATAGCTTTGATATAATAACACTTCCAGCTGATGTTTATGGAACATCAAAGCTACCGATTGATTTAAGTATTTTTGATTTTCTTAGCATTGTGTTTGGCTCTATTTTAATAGTATTTTTATCAGCACTTTATCCTGCTTATAAAGCTAGTAAAATAGATATTTTAACTACTTTAAGGAACGAGTAA